The Streptomyces sp. HUAS CB01 genome has a segment encoding these proteins:
- the sbnB gene encoding 2,3-diaminopropionate biosynthesis protein SbnB, translating into MSQPTAVPPFAVIPGAQVHSALQHREKQITDLVEATYRLHAAGDSVNPPSYFLRFPDRPNSRIIALPASIGGQVRVDGLKWISSFPDNVAAGIPRASAVLILNDHDTGYPFACLESSIISATRTAAMAALAADRLARARPERPARVGFFGTGLIARYIHTYLAGTGWSFDEIGVHDLSGDSATGFAGYLQQTGTTGRVTVHEDPEELIRSSDMVVFATIAAKPHVTDPAWFTHNPLVLHVSLRDLAPEILLASANFVDDVEHCLKADTSPHLAEQLTGSRDFLTGTLADAMNGTVQVPDDRPVVFSPFGLGVLDLAVGKYVYDETERAGQLHVIDDFFHELRRYG; encoded by the coding sequence ATGTCCCAGCCGACCGCAGTGCCGCCGTTCGCCGTGATCCCCGGCGCACAGGTGCACAGCGCACTGCAGCATCGTGAGAAGCAGATCACCGACCTGGTCGAGGCCACCTACCGGCTGCACGCCGCGGGCGATTCGGTGAACCCGCCCTCGTACTTCCTCCGGTTCCCCGACCGCCCCAACTCCCGGATCATCGCGCTGCCGGCCTCCATCGGCGGGCAGGTCCGCGTGGACGGCCTCAAGTGGATCTCCAGCTTCCCCGACAACGTCGCGGCCGGCATCCCCCGGGCCTCGGCCGTACTGATCCTCAACGACCACGACACCGGCTACCCCTTCGCCTGCCTGGAGAGCTCCATCATCAGCGCCACCCGGACCGCCGCGATGGCGGCGCTCGCCGCCGACCGCCTCGCCCGCGCCCGGCCCGAACGTCCGGCGCGGGTGGGGTTCTTCGGCACCGGCCTGATCGCCCGCTACATCCACACCTACCTCGCCGGCACCGGCTGGTCCTTCGACGAGATCGGGGTGCACGACCTGTCGGGCGACAGCGCCACCGGGTTCGCCGGGTATCTCCAGCAGACGGGCACCACCGGCCGCGTCACCGTGCACGAGGACCCCGAGGAGCTCATCCGCTCCAGCGACATGGTCGTCTTCGCCACCATCGCCGCGAAGCCGCACGTCACCGACCCGGCGTGGTTCACCCACAACCCGCTGGTGCTGCACGTCTCCCTGCGGGACCTCGCCCCGGAGATCCTGCTCGCCTCGGCCAACTTCGTCGACGACGTCGAGCACTGCCTCAAGGCCGACACCTCCCCGCACCTGGCCGAGCAGCTCACCGGCAGCCGGGACTTCCTCACCGGCACCCTCGCCGACGCCATGAACGGCACCGTGCAGGTGCCCGACGACCGGCCGGTGGTCTTCTCGCCCTTCGGCCTGGGAGTGCTCGACCTGGCCGTCGGCAAGTACGTGTACGACGAGACGGAACGCGCCGGCCAACTGCACGTCATCGACGACTTCTTCCACGAACTGCGCCGTTACGGCTGA
- a CDS encoding TauD/TfdA family dioxygenase, with protein MTSPAPTTLPEATVQPGRPPILTIDTPDDAPQWGAAHAPALRALVAEHGAILVRGLGLRDADQVGAVFRHLAGGPLMPDREAFAAREPYADGVYSSTAWPPNQPMCMHHELSYALTPPGTMMFACLTAPASGGVTGVADATAVLEALPSAMTERFEREGWLLTRSYNDEIGASWADAFGTGDRAAVEEYCRANAIDVAWQSDGGLRTRQRRSAVVRHPVTGARCWFNQIAFLNEWTLAPEVREYLIDVYGEDGLPFNTRYGNGDPVGEDVVRTLNEVYEAHTAREPWQPGDLMLVDNIRTAHSREPYDGPREILVGMADPQKPTDAPPAGGAATR; from the coding sequence ATGACCTCCCCCGCCCCCACGACCCTGCCCGAGGCGACCGTTCAGCCCGGCAGGCCGCCGATCCTGACCATCGACACCCCTGACGACGCTCCGCAGTGGGGCGCCGCGCACGCTCCCGCGCTGCGCGCCCTCGTCGCCGAGCACGGTGCGATCCTCGTCCGCGGACTGGGACTGCGCGACGCGGACCAGGTCGGCGCGGTGTTCCGCCACCTCGCCGGCGGCCCCCTCATGCCCGACAGGGAGGCGTTCGCCGCGCGGGAGCCGTACGCGGACGGTGTGTACTCCTCCACCGCATGGCCGCCGAACCAGCCGATGTGCATGCACCATGAGCTCAGCTACGCCCTCACCCCTCCCGGCACGATGATGTTCGCGTGCCTGACCGCGCCGGCCTCCGGCGGGGTCACGGGAGTCGCGGACGCGACGGCCGTGCTGGAGGCGCTGCCGTCGGCGATGACGGAGCGGTTCGAACGCGAGGGCTGGCTGCTCACCCGCAGCTACAACGACGAGATCGGCGCCTCCTGGGCCGACGCCTTCGGCACCGGCGACCGGGCCGCCGTCGAGGAGTACTGCCGCGCCAACGCCATCGACGTCGCCTGGCAGAGCGACGGCGGACTGCGCACCCGCCAGCGCCGCAGCGCGGTCGTGCGCCACCCCGTGACCGGAGCGCGCTGCTGGTTCAACCAGATCGCGTTCCTCAACGAATGGACCCTCGCCCCCGAGGTCCGCGAATACCTGATCGACGTCTACGGCGAGGACGGCCTGCCGTTCAACACCCGCTACGGCAACGGCGACCCGGTCGGCGAGGACGTCGTACGGACCCTCAACGAGGTCTACGAGGCCCACACGGCCCGCGAACCCTGGCAGCCCGGCGACCTGATGCTCGTCGACAACATCCGCACCGCCCACAGCCGCGAGCCCTACGACGGCCCCCGCGAGATCCTCGTCGGCATGGCGGACCCGCAGAAGCCCACCGACGCCCCACCGGCGGGCGGAGCGGCCACCCGATGA